A section of the Malus sylvestris chromosome 17, drMalSylv7.2, whole genome shotgun sequence genome encodes:
- the LOC126611302 gene encoding formin-like protein 7, producing MEEEENMSPPFWLQASNSFRQSNHRSSRLGRSASSVFFSSGAFVFALIVIALVFIFFVIPSLLSFTSQIFRPHLVKKSWDSLNLVLVLFAIVCGFLSRNSGNDNNVSSPMSYDVSSPQKFEKSNPSTPRQWYDQYSDRSRTVDNQSSGATSTMDRGVRTSSSYPDLRQQEPSWNVVRDERWRSHDDTHVAGYRIPDSDPQHQLHRRHRSWHEEPAEVVAQEEPAEVLAQEEPAEVLAQEEPAEVLAQEEPAEVQARVGCVLRTKNIPVNTFVIPAEQVSSSHAQIQVIQSYSPPPSPPRTKSPPPPPPPRKTKRTYQAIGEKENSNASDNLEVENNLPPPPLQAPPSPLLAPPSSPPQMSKEVENKKTPAGKHAKKKGVATTKEFLITSLRRSRKKQRQKSVENFETLLASASSAPSSLLPPPSPPPPPPPLPPPSVFHNLFSSKKSNKPKKTIHPIPQPPSPPPLPRINSTGRLSQIRPTMTTQKPLPPVKVTSFINRDDENANSGGESPSVGIPPPPPPPLPPFSIPVMKYAEHGDFVRIKSNDSSRSGSPDLDDSDQDSVPSPTMEAGSKTPSESGESPTKAMFCPSPDVNTKADTFIARFRAGLKLEKMNSVRGRSNLGPHSSEEDVTDI from the exons AtggaagaagaggaaaacaTGTCGCCACCGTTTTGGCTCCAAGCCTCCAATTCTTTCCGGCAGTCCAACCATCGCAGCAGCCGCCTCGGCCGCTCTGCCTCCTCCGTTTTTTTCAGCTCCGGTGCCTTCGTTTTCGCCTTGATCGTCATAGCTCTGGTATTCATTTTCTTCGTAATCCCATCACTCTTGTCCTTCACTTCTCAAATTTTTAGACCCCATTTGGTAAAAAAAAGTTGGGATTCTCTCAACCTCGTCCTCGTACTCTTCGCAATTGTTTGCGGATTTCTCAGCAGAAACAGTGGCAACGACAACAATGTTAGCAGTCCCATGTCGTACGATGTTTCTTCTCCGCAGAAATTTGAGAAGTCAAACCCATCAACCCCACGTCAGTGGTACGATCAGTATTCAGATCGGAGTCGGACGGTCGATAATCAGAGCAGTGGTGCTACTAGCACGATGGACAGAGGAGTGAGGACCAGCAGCTCGTACCCGGATCTGCGTCAACAGGAACCTTCATGGAATGTGGTTAGGGACGAACGGTGGCGATCCCACGACGATACCCATGTGGCCGGTTATCGGATTCCGGATTCGGATCCGCAGCATCAGCTCCACCGCCGTCACCGGTCGTGGCATGAAGAACCGGCAGAGGTTGTAGCACAAGAAGAACCGGCAGAGGTTCTAGCACAGGAAGAACCGGCAGAGGTTCTAGCACAGGAAGAACCGGCAGAGGTTCTAGCACAGGAAGAACCGGCAGAGGTTCAAGCACGAGTAGGATGTGTACTACGGACCAAGAATATACCAGTAAACACTTTTGTGATCCCTGCGGAGCAAGTTAGTTCTTCACACGCACAGATTCAG GTTATTCAATCCTATTCTCCGCCACCATCGCCGCCGAGGACAAAATCTCCGCcacctccgccgccgccgcgcAAGACAAAGAGGACGTACCAAGCTAttggagaaaaagaaaactcGAATGCTAGCGACAATTTGGAAGTGGAGAATAATTTGCCCCCACCGCCTCTCCAAGCCCCGCCTTCTCCGCTGTTAGCTCCGCCATCATCGCCACCGCAGATGTCGAAGGAGGTTGAGAACAAGAAAACGCCAGCTGGGAAACATGCGAAGAAGAAGGGAGTTGCTACCACTAAAGAGTTCTTGATCACGTCATTAAGGAGGAGTAGGAAGAAGCAGAGACAAAAGAGTGTCGAAAATTTCGAGACTCTCCTCGCTTCTGCCTCTTCGGCTCCTTCGTCTTTACTTCCGCCGCCCTCACCGCCGCCTCCTCCCCCACCGCTACCACCACCTTCGGTTTTTCACAACTTGTTTTCTTCAAAGAAATCCAACAAACCCAAGAAAACTATTCACCCAATTCCACAACCGCCGTCGCCACCACCGCTGCCACGGATCAATTCCACAGGGAGATTATCCCAAATCAGGCCCACGATGACAACCCAAAAGCCGCTCCCGCCAGTTAAGGTGACCAGTTTCATCAACAGAGATGATGAGAATGCGAACAGTGGCGGGGAGTCGCCATCGGTTGGAataccgccgccgccgccgccgccgctaCCGCCATTTAGTATACCGGTTATGAAATACGCAGAGCATGGGGACTTTGTGAGGATCAAAAGCAACGACAGTTCACGCAGCGGCTCACCTGATTTGGACGACAGTGATCAGGATTCAGTTCCATCACCGACCATGGAAGCTGGTAGTAAAACTCCATCGGAGAGCGGAGAGTCGCCGACAAAAGCTATGTTCTGTCCGAGCCCGGATGTGAACACCAAAGCTGACACCTTCATTGCAAGGTTCAGAGCTGGtttgaagttggagaagatgaacTCTGTAAGGGGAAGGTCCAATCTAGGCCCACATTCAAGTGAGGAAGATGTCACGGATATCTAA